One stretch of Desulfocurvibacter africanus subsp. africanus DSM 2603 DNA includes these proteins:
- a CDS encoding PSP1 domain-containing protein, with the protein MSHILGVKFKDYGQTYHFFSGAFVVSPGDAVLVETEQGLGLGTVVDVSEALPEGLDSESVKTIFKVAGEEDVKTAMENEALAKDSFRYCRGRIRERALEMKLVDVEVFFDRSKLIFYFTAPGRIDFRELVKDLVREYRTRIELRQIGVRHETQMIGAVGNCGQVCCCRRFLRKFEPVTIKMAKEQNLFLNPAKISGICGRLLCCLAYEQQNYEHFQKQCPKTGKKFQTTFGTVKVLRTNFFRQTVSILPESGDEQELSVEEWTRIIVKAQDKELEQATSQAISPSQGAQVDTESVAQEDLAGDDAEALLDIPEDASDADGEQTAEAKPGVSRQGKAQGQPQQTQAQGQERKGKSRRRRRRKPKGKGSDQAE; encoded by the coding sequence ATGAGCCACATACTTGGCGTGAAGTTCAAGGACTACGGTCAGACATATCATTTCTTTTCAGGGGCATTCGTTGTTTCACCGGGCGATGCGGTGCTCGTGGAAACCGAGCAGGGCCTGGGATTGGGCACGGTCGTGGATGTATCGGAAGCTTTGCCTGAAGGCTTGGACTCCGAGAGCGTCAAGACCATCTTCAAGGTTGCGGGGGAAGAAGACGTAAAGACCGCGATGGAGAACGAGGCCCTGGCGAAGGATAGCTTTCGTTATTGCCGAGGGCGCATTCGCGAGCGCGCGCTGGAAATGAAGCTCGTGGATGTGGAAGTCTTCTTCGACCGAAGCAAGTTGATCTTCTACTTCACCGCGCCAGGACGTATCGATTTTCGCGAGCTGGTCAAGGATCTTGTGCGGGAGTACCGCACGCGTATCGAATTGCGTCAGATCGGCGTGCGACACGAGACGCAAATGATCGGCGCCGTGGGCAACTGTGGTCAAGTTTGTTGCTGCCGGCGGTTTCTGCGCAAGTTCGAACCCGTGACTATCAAAATGGCCAAGGAGCAGAATCTTTTCCTAAATCCGGCGAAGATATCCGGCATCTGCGGCAGACTGCTGTGTTGCCTTGCCTACGAGCAACAGAACTACGAACACTTCCAGAAGCAGTGCCCCAAAACTGGTAAGAAGTTCCAGACGACTTTTGGTACTGTCAAGGTGCTGCGTACCAACTTTTTCCGTCAAACCGTGTCCATCCTGCCTGAAAGCGGAGATGAACAGGAATTGAGCGTGGAAGAATGGACACGCATCATCGTCAAGGCACAAGATAAGGAGCTGGAACAGGCCACAAGCCAAGCCATTAGCCCATCCCAGGGCGCACAGGTCGATACCGAGAGCGTAGCGCAAGAGGATTTGGCGGGAGATGATGCAGAAGCGCTCTTGGATATTCCCGAGGACGCCTCGGATGCCGACGGAGAGCAGACAGCTGAGGCCAAGCCAGGTGTATCTCGCCAGGGTAAGGCTCAAGGCCAGCCGCAGCAGACCCAAGCCCAGGGGCAGGAGCGCAAAGGCAAGTCGCGACGGCGGCGCAGGCGCAAGCCCAAAGGCAAGGGCTCGGATCAAGCTGAGTAG
- a CDS encoding LpxI family protein, producing MADAYSGKGTLGLIAGGGRFPFLIADGARKSGLRVVAVGFRSNTDPGLPACVDEYQELRLGQLGKLIDFFKSRGVDRVLMGGTINKARAMDIIPDFRGARLLLKLGGKGDDALLRVISDELASEGMPVRRAHELIPELLMPEGFLAGRRPSTEIMADIRFGWSVAKELGRLDIGQTVVVRRQVVAAVEALEGTDNAIRRGCSLAGQGAVVVKVFKPGQDERLDLPSVGLTTIETMRDAGAACLAVEAGRSLFFDREQALSAANRAGIAVVGVSDSLLAGD from the coding sequence ATGGCCGACGCCTACAGCGGCAAAGGCACCCTCGGCCTCATCGCCGGTGGCGGCCGTTTTCCATTCCTCATCGCCGACGGGGCGCGCAAGAGCGGTCTGCGCGTGGTTGCCGTTGGTTTTCGGAGCAATACCGACCCTGGGCTGCCTGCCTGCGTAGATGAGTACCAGGAGTTGCGTCTTGGGCAGCTCGGCAAGCTCATCGACTTCTTCAAGTCACGTGGCGTGGACAGGGTGCTCATGGGCGGGACCATCAACAAAGCCAGAGCCATGGACATCATCCCGGACTTCCGTGGCGCCAGGTTGCTACTCAAACTCGGGGGCAAGGGAGACGACGCGCTTTTGCGTGTCATCAGCGACGAGTTGGCCTCCGAGGGTATGCCCGTGCGACGCGCCCATGAACTTATCCCGGAACTGCTCATGCCCGAAGGCTTCCTCGCAGGTCGTCGGCCAAGCACCGAAATCATGGCGGATATTCGTTTCGGCTGGTCTGTGGCCAAGGAACTCGGCCGCCTAGATATCGGGCAAACCGTTGTAGTGCGCCGCCAAGTCGTGGCTGCGGTGGAGGCTCTGGAAGGCACGGACAATGCTATCCGTCGGGGCTGTTCCCTCGCTGGACAAGGGGCGGTGGTAGTAAAGGTTTTCAAACCAGGGCAGGATGAGCGCCTGGACCTCCCCTCGGTGGGGCTGACCACCATTGAAACCATGCGCGATGCAGGCGCAGCCTGTCTGGCCGTGGAAGCCGGCCGGAGTTTGTTCTTCGACCGCGAACAGGCCCTTTCGGCCGCCAACCGGGCCGGCATCGCTGTTGTCGGCGTCAGCGACAGCCTGCTGGCCGGCGACTGA
- the lpxA gene encoding acyl-ACP--UDP-N-acetylglucosamine O-acyltransferase: MSATIHSTALVHSGAELADDVVVGPYCVIEDHVVIGAGTRLDAYAHVKAHTRIGKNNRIHSFACLGGEPQHLGWKGEDTYVEVGDNNVIREYVTIHRGTVHGLGYSKVGSNCMLMAYVHIAHDCEIADGVLMANAASLAGHVTVGRKAIISGMSGVHQFVRIGEFAFLGAMGGFNLDVPPYTLATGVRAKLHGLNLIGLKRNGFSSQTVVALKSAYKMIWRSDMIRQEALEEVVSVMGDYPEVMRLVDFIKASQRGVTPHAIGKSANNNDE; this comes from the coding sequence GTGTCTGCCACTATTCATTCCACAGCGCTCGTTCACTCCGGCGCGGAATTGGCCGATGACGTGGTCGTCGGTCCCTATTGTGTGATCGAAGATCATGTCGTCATCGGCGCGGGCACTCGCCTGGACGCATACGCTCATGTCAAGGCTCACACTCGCATCGGCAAGAACAACCGAATTCACTCCTTTGCCTGCTTGGGCGGCGAGCCCCAGCATCTGGGTTGGAAGGGCGAGGACACATACGTCGAGGTTGGGGACAATAACGTCATCCGCGAGTACGTGACCATTCACCGCGGCACTGTGCACGGGCTGGGCTACAGCAAAGTGGGTTCCAACTGCATGCTTATGGCCTATGTACATATCGCCCACGATTGCGAAATCGCGGACGGCGTGCTCATGGCCAATGCCGCCAGTCTGGCTGGCCACGTGACCGTTGGACGCAAGGCTATCATAAGCGGTATGAGCGGCGTGCATCAGTTCGTGCGCATCGGTGAATTTGCCTTCCTTGGCGCCATGGGCGGCTTCAACCTGGATGTGCCTCCGTATACTCTGGCCACAGGTGTAAGAGCCAAGCTGCACGGCCTCAACCTCATCGGCCTCAAGCGCAATGGATTCAGCAGTCAGACCGTCGTGGCGCTCAAGAGCGCCTATAAGATGATCTGGCGTTCGGACATGATCCGACAGGAGGCGCTAGAAGAGGTGGTCAGCGTTATGGGAGACTATCCTGAAGTCATGCGCCTGGTGGATTTCATCAAGGCAAGCCAACGCGGTGTGACTCCGCACGCTATAGGCAAATCCGCTAATAATAATGATGAGTAA
- the fabZ gene encoding 3-hydroxyacyl-ACP dehydratase FabZ, protein MVNEVAGGVPFLDVRKIMEFLPHRYPFLLIDRVLELVKGNYVTALKNVTINEPYFQGHFPGLPVMPGVLQLEALAQSAGMYIMNTFEGKFEGKVFVFTGMEKIKFRKPVVPGDQLILRCENFRQKLNLFKMSGNGTVDGKITVEGEMTAALIAREDL, encoded by the coding sequence ATGGTGAATGAGGTTGCCGGCGGCGTCCCCTTCCTGGATGTCCGCAAGATCATGGAATTTTTGCCGCACAGGTATCCTTTCCTGCTCATTGATCGTGTGCTGGAGCTGGTCAAGGGCAATTACGTGACGGCGCTCAAGAACGTGACTATCAATGAACCTTATTTTCAGGGGCATTTCCCCGGATTGCCGGTCATGCCGGGCGTCCTGCAATTGGAAGCCCTGGCGCAATCAGCCGGCATGTATATCATGAACACCTTCGAAGGAAAGTTCGAGGGGAAAGTCTTTGTCTTTACCGGGATGGAGAAGATCAAGTTTCGTAAGCCGGTGGTGCCTGGGGATCAGCTTATCCTTCGGTGCGAGAACTTCCGTCAGAAACTCAACCTATTCAAGATGAGCGGCAATGGCACCGTCGACGGCAAGATTACTGTCGAGGGTGAAATGACCGCGGCGCTGATTGCTCGGGAGGATCTATAA
- the lpxD gene encoding UDP-3-O-(3-hydroxymyristoyl)glucosamine N-acyltransferase: MKVKLSQMAEQFGLRLKGADREISGINTLEAAGSTELSFLASNKYLDALENTKAAAVILEEAHADRVQSALISTNPYLSVAQVAKLFDKPQGEFLGHSELAFVHPQSEVDATATIYPFAYVARGAKIGPESKVYPFCYVGEDVTLGKCVTLYPGVTLMARTQVGDGCLIHPGAALGSDGFGFLPGPTGLMKVPQIGTVSIGNDVEIGCNTAIDRGSLGQTSVGHGTKIDNLVQIAHNVRIGEHSILVGQVGISGSTKIGSCVQIGGQAGLAGHLTVGDGARIGAQSGVMQNIEAGSEVLGSPAVEAKKFFRIAVQQTKLSDMSKRLKALESEIEQLRRMLEQGASHGE; encoded by the coding sequence ATGAAGGTGAAGCTGTCGCAGATGGCCGAGCAGTTCGGCTTGCGCCTGAAGGGCGCCGACCGGGAAATCTCGGGTATCAACACGCTGGAAGCCGCTGGGTCCACGGAGTTGAGCTTCCTAGCCAGCAACAAGTATCTTGACGCTTTGGAGAATACCAAGGCCGCCGCAGTCATTCTCGAAGAGGCGCATGCGGATCGGGTACAGAGTGCGCTCATCAGTACAAACCCCTACTTGTCCGTAGCCCAGGTGGCCAAGCTTTTCGACAAGCCCCAAGGTGAATTTCTGGGGCATAGCGAGTTGGCCTTCGTGCATCCCCAATCCGAGGTGGACGCCACGGCCACGATTTACCCCTTCGCGTATGTAGCCAGGGGAGCCAAGATCGGACCTGAGTCCAAGGTCTATCCCTTTTGCTATGTGGGTGAGGATGTGACGCTGGGCAAGTGCGTGACACTGTATCCGGGCGTGACACTCATGGCCCGGACGCAAGTGGGCGACGGATGCCTGATCCATCCTGGCGCGGCGCTTGGCAGTGACGGGTTCGGTTTTCTTCCCGGACCCACGGGCCTGATGAAGGTTCCGCAGATCGGCACTGTCAGTATCGGGAATGATGTGGAGATCGGCTGTAATACAGCTATTGACCGGGGATCACTGGGGCAGACGAGCGTGGGACATGGCACCAAGATCGACAACCTTGTGCAGATTGCCCACAATGTGCGCATTGGTGAGCATTCCATCCTCGTGGGCCAAGTGGGCATATCCGGCAGCACCAAGATAGGTAGCTGCGTGCAAATCGGCGGTCAGGCTGGCTTGGCCGGGCATCTTACCGTGGGTGATGGCGCGCGTATCGGCGCCCAGTCCGGTGTCATGCAGAACATAGAGGCTGGCAGCGAGGTGCTTGGCAGTCCCGCCGTGGAAGCCAAGAAGTTCTTTCGTATCGCTGTGCAGCAGACAAAGCTGTCCGATATGAGCAAGCGGCTCAAGGCACTCGAGAGTGAGATAGAGCAGCTCAGACGCATGTTGGAGCAAGGAGCAAGCCATGGTGAATGA
- a CDS encoding OmpH family outer membrane protein — MKWIIALTMCACLLGSGVAPAQAEVKIGIVNIQDVLEKSEPGQSVMAEFKGKADEVKKELEKRKNELEKLRGEMEKQSLVLSQDAKQDKELEFKRKVRDYQDYVQVTQRNLQVENDKLSKPIMETLGEVLKDFGKKNKFTMIVDVKTPGVVYTDEANDVTKQVILELNKAWREHKKK; from the coding sequence ATGAAATGGATCATCGCGTTGACCATGTGCGCCTGTCTCCTGGGATCGGGCGTTGCCCCAGCCCAGGCCGAGGTCAAGATAGGTATCGTTAATATCCAGGATGTCTTGGAGAAGTCCGAGCCAGGCCAATCAGTCATGGCCGAGTTCAAGGGCAAGGCCGACGAGGTCAAGAAGGAACTGGAAAAACGCAAGAACGAACTCGAGAAGCTTCGGGGTGAAATGGAGAAGCAGAGCCTAGTCTTGTCTCAAGATGCGAAGCAGGACAAGGAGCTTGAGTTTAAGCGCAAAGTTCGCGACTACCAGGACTACGTGCAGGTCACTCAGCGCAATCTGCAAGTTGAAAACGATAAGCTGAGCAAGCCTATCATGGAAACGCTTGGAGAGGTGCTCAAGGACTTTGGCAAAAAGAACAAGTTCACCATGATCGTCGACGTGAAGACGCCCGGCGTCGTCTACACGGACGAAGCTAATGATGTCACCAAGCAGGTCATTCTCGAGCTGAATAAGGCCTGGCGAGAGCATAAAAAGAAGTAA
- the bamA gene encoding outer membrane protein assembly factor BamA, whose amino-acid sequence MPKRSIRILCALAAFLLLVLAPRPFWAQAPRGAKILVLPFEINASSELGYLKAGLPQLLRDRLQAMGFELISFAKMDEAIRTLSSEYLDIQTAQDLALQTGAEFAVYGSFSQAGEAISVDARLVDAFGLKPVKPIYVAKQGLINVLPAVDELAEKIRLELLSKDVIAEVAVRGDKFIDKEVVLMRLTVQKGDIYDPAKADKDLRRIFDLGYYEDVQVALEDVPGGKRIVYIVTEKPRIGTIDVEGNDELDDDDITEVMTTKTGSVLNPSILAEDLNKIRELYRKDGYYKADVRYEVEAPAGQQARLVISVNEGRKLYIRQIAIEGAKELDPDDIKSDLALTERGLFSWITGSGVLKEELLERDTAVIEAYYANRGFLQATVGKPQVEFRDDGIYIIYQVSEGPRYTVSHVSFSGDMLVPEDVLRARTNLDDIAEKGGYLDRSVMREDMQRLNEFYMDYGYAFADTNVDVIPDPAAKTVAVTYILDKNQKVYIRRVLVEGNTKTRTNVILREMRLGDGDLFSGSQIARSNERLVKLDFFELADVETVPTGRDSELDLKVKVKEKPTGMLSAGTGYSTYSKVFVSASIQERNLFGKGYNLGLTSSFSSKDTSYTLSFTNPHVYDTTLSAGFDLYKTDVEYLSYDKETTGGRLRFGWPLGEYTRSTVSYRLDKYIIDEIEDDAANQIKELEGENWSSVAGLTLRRDTTNRPFNPNRGTDSALYLEYGGGLIGGDDHFIKWVADYNYYYGLWWDTVFHLRTAVGMVYQNLNDERVPAFERFYLGGINSLRGYEGRHVSPRDTETDDFIGGDKEFIANLEYVFPVKEDFGLLGVLFFDAGNAWNDDEFFFEQADSSEEHLTLGLYKSVGLGIRWLSPIGPLRLEYGYPLDKLKDSSENGRFEFALGTTF is encoded by the coding sequence ATGCCCAAGCGTAGCATTCGTATCCTGTGCGCCTTGGCGGCCTTTTTGCTTCTGGTGCTGGCTCCGCGTCCGTTCTGGGCTCAGGCGCCGCGCGGGGCCAAGATCCTCGTGCTGCCTTTCGAGATCAACGCGAGCAGCGAGCTTGGGTATCTCAAGGCCGGGCTCCCTCAGCTTTTGCGGGATCGCCTGCAGGCCATGGGATTTGAGTTGATCTCCTTTGCGAAGATGGATGAGGCTATCCGGACCCTAAGCTCGGAGTATCTGGATATTCAGACCGCTCAGGACCTGGCCCTGCAGACCGGAGCCGAGTTCGCGGTCTATGGCAGTTTCAGTCAGGCAGGCGAAGCCATCAGCGTGGACGCTCGCCTGGTGGACGCTTTCGGCCTCAAGCCGGTTAAGCCCATCTATGTGGCCAAGCAGGGACTCATCAACGTGCTCCCGGCGGTGGATGAATTGGCCGAGAAGATCAGGCTGGAGCTGCTCAGCAAGGATGTCATCGCGGAAGTCGCGGTCCGAGGGGACAAGTTCATCGACAAAGAAGTCGTCCTCATGCGCCTGACGGTGCAGAAGGGCGATATCTATGATCCTGCCAAGGCGGATAAGGATCTGCGGCGGATATTCGACCTGGGTTATTATGAGGACGTGCAGGTAGCCCTCGAGGATGTGCCGGGCGGCAAGCGCATCGTCTACATCGTTACCGAAAAGCCGCGCATCGGGACAATCGACGTGGAAGGCAACGATGAACTCGATGACGACGATATCACGGAGGTCATGACCACCAAGACCGGCTCGGTGCTTAATCCATCCATCTTAGCCGAGGACCTGAACAAGATTCGCGAACTCTATCGCAAAGATGGCTATTATAAGGCCGACGTGCGTTACGAGGTGGAGGCTCCTGCTGGCCAACAGGCTCGGCTCGTGATTTCCGTTAATGAAGGCCGCAAGCTGTACATCCGCCAAATCGCCATTGAGGGAGCCAAGGAACTGGACCCCGACGATATTAAAAGCGATCTTGCGCTCACGGAGCGTGGCCTGTTTTCCTGGATCACCGGGTCGGGCGTGCTCAAGGAAGAGCTTTTGGAGCGGGATACCGCAGTTATCGAGGCTTACTATGCCAACCGAGGCTTTTTGCAAGCTACGGTGGGCAAGCCTCAAGTCGAATTCCGCGATGATGGCATCTACATTATCTATCAAGTTTCCGAAGGTCCTCGCTACACCGTCTCCCACGTGAGCTTCAGTGGCGATATGTTGGTGCCGGAGGATGTATTGCGCGCGCGCACCAATTTGGATGATATTGCCGAGAAGGGCGGCTATCTCGACCGCTCGGTCATGCGTGAGGACATGCAGCGGCTCAACGAGTTCTACATGGACTACGGGTATGCCTTCGCGGATACGAACGTGGACGTTATACCGGATCCGGCGGCGAAGACCGTGGCAGTGACGTATATCCTGGACAAGAATCAGAAGGTGTACATCCGTCGTGTGCTCGTGGAAGGCAACACCAAGACTCGCACTAACGTAATTCTGCGTGAGATGCGCTTGGGTGACGGCGACCTCTTCAGTGGCAGTCAAATCGCTCGATCCAATGAGCGTCTGGTAAAGCTGGACTTTTTCGAGTTGGCCGACGTAGAAACCGTACCCACGGGCCGCGACAGCGAGCTTGACCTGAAGGTCAAGGTAAAGGAAAAGCCTACGGGGATGCTTTCCGCCGGCACCGGCTACTCGACTTATTCGAAAGTCTTCGTGTCTGCCTCCATCCAAGAGCGCAACCTGTTCGGCAAGGGGTACAATCTCGGTCTGACGAGCAGCTTCAGCTCGAAGGATACGTCCTATACCTTGTCTTTTACAAATCCCCACGTATACGATACCACCCTGAGCGCCGGCTTTGACTTGTACAAGACGGACGTGGAATACCTGAGTTATGATAAGGAAACCACGGGCGGGCGGTTGAGGTTCGGTTGGCCGCTGGGGGAATACACCCGTTCCACGGTTTCGTATCGCCTGGACAAGTATATCATTGATGAGATTGAGGACGATGCCGCCAACCAGATCAAGGAACTCGAGGGCGAGAACTGGTCGAGCGTGGCCGGGCTCACACTGCGCCGGGACACGACTAACCGGCCGTTCAATCCGAACAGGGGCACGGATTCGGCACTCTATCTGGAGTACGGCGGCGGCTTGATAGGAGGAGATGACCATTTTATCAAGTGGGTCGCAGACTACAATTATTACTATGGTCTTTGGTGGGATACGGTTTTTCATCTTCGCACCGCCGTCGGCATGGTTTACCAGAACCTGAATGATGAGAGAGTGCCGGCCTTCGAGCGCTTCTATTTGGGCGGCATCAATTCATTGCGAGGCTATGAGGGGCGGCATGTTTCGCCCCGGGATACCGAAACTGACGACTTCATCGGTGGTGATAAAGAGTTCATTGCCAACCTGGAGTATGTCTTCCCTGTCAAGGAAGATTTCGGCTTGCTCGGCGTGCTCTTCTTCGATGCAGGCAACGCCTGGAATGACGATGAGTTCTTTTTCGAGCAGGCGGACTCCAGTGAAGAGCATTTGACGCTGGGGCTGTACAAAAGTGTGGGTCTCGGCATCCGCTGGCTGTCACCAATCGGACCGTTGCGCCTTGAATACGGTTACCCGTTGGACAAGCTCAAGGACAGTTCCGAAAATGGTCGTTTCGAATTCGCCCTAGGTACTACCTTTTAA